In Pseudothermotoga hypogea DSM 11164 = NBRC 106472, the following are encoded in one genomic region:
- the fliN gene encoding flagellar motor switch protein FliN: MSDFLSQDELDALLKSFSESLPEEDKKMIEAIATLILDPASSALGMIVGRETRIKPAQITQTSLKDFITKSKEKIVLADVKLSDALQLNLSIAMPASLVLKIADLMMGGSGEVTDQNVDEIKLSALTEALNQMLGASITLLAEKAKGKVSLGKLEVKLVDDVESISTIFNPTELLVCVECQLEMENSSSSSLWLLTQLTAIKDVHEKLFPSKKEKEEEKVKVQPAKFEEFSPAETQIPPQPSEIQQKLELLFDVPLKVVVELGRARMTLKQVMDLTIGSLIELDKLTGEPVDVLVNGKLIARGEVVVIDENFGVRITEIVSPRQRLYSIRETNGI; this comes from the coding sequence ATGAGCGACTTCCTCTCTCAGGATGAACTCGACGCGTTGTTGAAAAGCTTTTCAGAATCTTTGCCCGAAGAAGATAAGAAAATGATAGAGGCCATCGCCACACTCATTTTAGATCCGGCTTCTTCTGCGCTCGGTATGATCGTCGGTAGAGAAACTCGAATAAAACCCGCTCAGATAACACAGACGTCTTTGAAGGACTTCATTACCAAGTCCAAGGAGAAGATCGTGCTTGCGGATGTCAAACTGAGCGATGCTTTGCAACTGAACTTGTCCATCGCGATGCCGGCATCTTTGGTGTTGAAAATAGCCGATCTCATGATGGGTGGATCGGGTGAAGTTACCGATCAGAACGTGGACGAGATAAAGCTCAGTGCTCTGACAGAAGCGTTGAACCAGATGCTGGGGGCGAGCATCACCCTGCTCGCCGAGAAAGCGAAAGGAAAGGTTTCTCTGGGAAAGCTCGAAGTGAAGCTCGTGGACGATGTCGAGAGCATCAGTACCATTTTCAATCCGACAGAACTTCTTGTGTGCGTCGAGTGCCAGCTGGAGATGGAGAACAGTTCTTCTTCAAGCCTCTGGTTGCTCACACAGCTTACGGCGATCAAAGATGTTCATGAGAAACTCTTTCCGTCGAAGAAAGAAAAGGAAGAGGAAAAGGTCAAGGTTCAGCCAGCGAAGTTCGAAGAATTCAGCCCCGCTGAGACCCAGATTCCGCCACAACCGTCTGAGATCCAGCAGAAGCTCGAATTGCTCTTCGATGTGCCTTTGAAAGTAGTGGTCGAGCTCGGCAGGGCACGCATGACGCTCAAACAGGTTATGGACCTAACCATAGGTTCACTCATAGAACTGGACAAGCTCACTGGTGAACCTGTCGACGTGCTGGTCAACGGCAAACTGATCGCCCGCGGAGAAGTGGTCGTCATAGACGAGAACTTCGGTGTGAGGATCACGGAAATCGTCAGTCCGAGGCAGAGACTCTACTCGATAAGAGAAACGAACGGCATATGA
- the fliM gene encoding flagellar motor switch protein FliM, with product MSDVLSQDEIDRLLQALKSGELSAEEIKREEKKVKLYDFKRPSKFSKEHVRVFDMIHENFARSVSTYLSGRVRSFVSINLASIDQITYEEFIRSLPAPAFIVVFSAPEFVGNAILEMNLELFYTILDLILGGPGMPNIKRPPSEIEISIMRKELMNILANLAQAWSDVFGFSPTIESVENNPQFVQIAPPSEMVLLVSLFLTVGKTEGFMNICWPSSLMEPFMDRLSSRNWFKVVKKEQVSEKIQQDLTANLSQMKVVLNAVLGEAVLTVREILELEVGDVIRLKSHKDEDIAVHVQGKAKFLARPGTYKGYRAVKITKIVEPEVKE from the coding sequence TTGTCCGATGTGCTCAGTCAAGACGAAATAGACAGGTTGTTGCAGGCGCTGAAATCCGGTGAGCTTTCGGCTGAAGAGATCAAGCGAGAAGAGAAAAAGGTAAAGCTGTACGATTTCAAGAGGCCGAGCAAGTTCTCGAAAGAACACGTGCGCGTGTTCGACATGATACATGAAAACTTCGCTCGGTCCGTCTCCACGTACCTCTCCGGTAGAGTGAGAAGTTTTGTGAGCATAAACTTGGCGAGCATAGACCAGATCACTTACGAAGAGTTCATAAGGTCTCTCCCTGCACCGGCGTTCATAGTTGTTTTCTCAGCTCCTGAGTTCGTTGGAAACGCCATTTTGGAAATGAACCTCGAGCTGTTCTACACGATCTTGGATCTGATACTCGGTGGACCAGGTATGCCAAACATAAAGAGGCCACCGTCGGAGATAGAGATAAGTATCATGAGAAAAGAGCTGATGAACATTCTCGCGAATTTGGCACAAGCTTGGAGCGACGTGTTCGGTTTCTCACCGACGATAGAGAGCGTCGAGAACAATCCGCAGTTCGTTCAGATAGCACCACCGAGTGAGATGGTACTGCTTGTTTCGCTCTTCCTCACGGTTGGTAAGACGGAAGGGTTCATGAACATATGTTGGCCTTCGTCTCTGATGGAACCGTTTATGGACCGATTGAGTTCCCGGAACTGGTTCAAGGTGGTAAAGAAGGAACAGGTTTCTGAGAAAATCCAGCAGGATCTGACGGCAAACCTGAGCCAGATGAAGGTCGTTCTGAATGCGGTGCTCGGTGAAGCTGTCTTGACGGTGAGGGAGATCTTGGAACTGGAAGTGGGGGACGTGATCAGGTTGAAGTCCCACAAAGATGAAGACATCGCCGTACACGTTCAAGGCAAGGCTAAGTTTTTGGCAAGACCTGGGACCTACAAAGGCTACAGGGCTGTGAAGATCACCAAGATCGTTGAACCGGAGGTGAAAGAATGA
- a CDS encoding flagellar basal body-associated FliL family protein, whose product MADEEVKEAKKKGIGGLLMSIIVPAIVAVGATIATIMLLGSNLTQPKQQTATQPAPTEIKAVVIQSGTYTTFMLKGGKEVAVIESLTLTVASDACRAAIGERRDMIMDGLMLIFLSKERSELNTAAGIELLKKQIRAMVNEVTGFTGERERLGVIGVYLYIKAISSVE is encoded by the coding sequence ATGGCGGATGAAGAGGTTAAGGAAGCCAAAAAGAAGGGAATCGGCGGTTTGCTGATGTCGATAATCGTGCCGGCGATCGTCGCGGTGGGAGCAACCATCGCCACGATCATGTTGCTGGGTTCGAATCTGACACAACCGAAACAGCAGACAGCAACCCAACCTGCACCCACTGAGATCAAGGCGGTGGTCATCCAATCGGGTACCTACACCACCTTCATGCTGAAGGGTGGAAAAGAAGTTGCCGTCATAGAATCTTTGACGCTCACGGTGGCGAGTGATGCGTGTCGTGCGGCGATCGGCGAACGAAGGGACATGATCATGGACGGGCTCATGCTCATTTTCTTGAGCAAAGAAAGATCTGAACTGAACACGGCCGCGGGCATAGAACTGCTCAAAAAGCAAATACGCGCCATGGTGAACGAAGTGACAGGATTCACCGGTGAAAGGGAAAGGCTCGGGGTCATAGGGGTGTATCTGTACATAAAGGCTATCAGCTCCGTCGAATGA
- a CDS encoding flagellar motor protein MotB, which produces MPRKKKSYEAPKASWLTTYGDMVTLLLTFFVLLFSMSTISPGKFQQIVVGLRSPLTGLPPSVLTGGKSLAEEPLITSKRGVYEELMRIAEEYKGKITVQEKDEGTVIIMQDMAFFEPASAKLTVEAKELLGRIGAIVIEHTMNVINVYGYADDRPVPADSIYVSNWHLSSARAASVIQFFTDELKRRRSIERLADVRAGRFDPDYFYDPQRFYPIGMGDWPIRKEIEALQKEIEIERNLVLERFKAGEISASQYTASLNELERRYEARLNQLRNVYRRIDILIKRERAK; this is translated from the coding sequence ATGCCTCGCAAGAAAAAAAGTTACGAGGCACCGAAGGCCAGCTGGCTCACCACCTACGGTGACATGGTGACCCTGCTGCTCACTTTTTTCGTGCTTTTGTTCTCAATGTCCACGATAAGCCCTGGAAAGTTCCAACAGATCGTTGTGGGTTTGAGATCACCACTCACAGGTTTACCACCGAGCGTTCTGACTGGTGGCAAGAGCTTGGCCGAAGAACCGTTGATCACGTCGAAACGCGGTGTCTACGAAGAACTCATGAGGATCGCCGAAGAATACAAAGGCAAGATCACCGTACAGGAAAAGGACGAAGGAACAGTCATAATAATGCAGGACATGGCGTTCTTCGAACCGGCGAGCGCGAAACTCACGGTCGAAGCGAAGGAGTTGCTCGGAAGGATAGGCGCCATAGTGATCGAGCACACGATGAACGTGATCAACGTCTACGGTTATGCGGACGATCGACCTGTTCCGGCGGATTCCATCTACGTTTCGAACTGGCATCTGAGTAGCGCGAGGGCTGCGAGTGTTATACAATTCTTTACGGACGAGTTGAAGCGTCGTAGATCCATCGAGAGGCTCGCCGACGTCAGGGCTGGAAGGTTCGATCCAGATTATTTTTACGATCCTCAGCGTTTTTATCCTATAGGTATGGGAGATTGGCCGATAAGAAAAGAGATAGAAGCACTCCAAAAGGAGATCGAGATCGAGAGAAATTTGGTCTTGGAACGCTTCAAGGCTGGGGAGATATCGGCTTCGCAATACACAGCTTCGCTGAACGAGCTCGAAAGACGCTACGAGGCCCGATTGAACCAGTTGAGAAACGTCTACCGCAGGATAGATATACTCATAAAGAGAGAACGAGCGAAGTAG
- a CDS encoding motility protein A: protein MDISTILGVLMAFGMIFFGIFIGKSAPSAFLDLPSVFITIGGAFASTIASHPKERSFRILGVIMSTFKEPKIDNIGLVRTLVSFSEKARREGLLSLEENLNEIEDPFMKKALQLVIDGTDPELLKSMMEAEMDLIEEDLMANKAMMDSAGAFAPAYGMIGTLIGLIGMLRTLNNPETIGPNMSVALVTTFYGSILSNAVFLPMGEKLGRRAIKILRQKQMILEGVLSIQAGENPRVLEEKLKSFLTNEEKAAYEASLGREAA from the coding sequence GTGGACATATCGACAATTCTCGGCGTGCTGATGGCCTTCGGCATGATATTCTTTGGAATATTCATCGGTAAATCTGCACCGAGCGCGTTTTTGGATCTACCGTCTGTTTTCATAACCATCGGTGGCGCGTTCGCCTCCACGATCGCCTCTCATCCCAAAGAAAGGAGTTTTCGTATCTTGGGCGTCATCATGTCCACTTTCAAAGAGCCCAAGATCGACAACATCGGACTGGTGAGAACGCTCGTGTCTTTTTCGGAGAAGGCCAGGAGGGAAGGTTTGCTTTCTCTGGAAGAGAACCTGAACGAGATCGAAGATCCGTTCATGAAGAAGGCGTTGCAGTTGGTTATCGATGGAACAGACCCAGAACTTTTGAAGAGCATGATGGAGGCCGAGATGGACTTAATCGAGGAAGACCTCATGGCGAACAAAGCGATGATGGACTCGGCAGGTGCTTTCGCGCCAGCCTACGGAATGATTGGAACACTGATCGGTCTCATAGGCATGTTGAGAACGTTGAACAACCCCGAGACCATAGGTCCGAACATGTCGGTGGCTTTGGTCACAACCTTCTATGGCTCGATCCTTTCGAACGCTGTCTTTCTTCCCATGGGTGAGAAACTCGGAAGGAGGGCCATAAAGATCCTGAGGCAGAAACAGATGATCCTCGAGGGAGTGCTTTCTATTCAAGCTGGAGAAAACCCGAGGGTCTTGGAAGAAAAATTGAAATCGTTCCTCACCAACGAGGAAAAGGCTGCGTACGAAGCATCCCTCGGTAGGGAGGCTGCCTGA
- a CDS encoding flagellar FlbD family protein, with the protein MIWLTRLKGQRFVLNAEMIETVEALPDTTITLFNGKKYIVQESVEEVIRRVIEYKRQAYPVLDLIKYIPREGEG; encoded by the coding sequence ATGATCTGGCTGACGCGCCTTAAAGGTCAAAGATTCGTGCTCAACGCTGAGATGATAGAGACCGTCGAAGCTTTACCGGACACGACCATAACCCTGTTCAACGGTAAGAAGTACATCGTTCAGGAGAGCGTCGAGGAAGTCATTCGCCGGGTGATAGAATACAAGAGACAGGCTTACCCGGTGCTCGATCTAATCAAATACATCCCTCGTGAAGGGGAGGGGTGA
- a CDS encoding flagellar hook-basal body complex protein — translation MMRSMFSGVSGMRNFQYELDVIGNNISNVNTVGFKGSRVTFQTALLQTLKAARAPQNNVGGTNPIQIGLGSQLATVDKIMTQGSFQNTGRKLDLAIQGDGFFVLSDGQGYYYTRAGALDVDMNGTLIHSSTGMKVQGWTAVQDPTTGQRYIDTNQPIGDIVISAGMTMPANATSLARMEGNLNSTSGILPFAMTVTDDNGQQHTVRFVFSRTEADIARQNGPFTENQSYTWRAYDESNTLIGEGYVVVNQFGRVVESGNYLFSTLNPTSSYTINATVNGTLSVNDATRPNGTYYVMVTDSNGRIIYQGENTSTGGTMTINDTDIVSGRSYNVYLYFRRNTVSGVTPASDDQITHTDITNSLDIPPDGTYRVRVIDESNDQVIFEGPVDVSNGQFTISDDGISSGQNYTVEFVSTVSLPLNEVVVAPGASISIPSSGELRFYESDSPSNFVTASFESPRYVTAVEVYDTLGNPYSLYIEFIRLGQYDDMKNAWIWRVYTASGEPITYIDANGQTSYNNTPYIGGVVDFNESGRLSTLYGITWDENNQTFQVSDSELRTIQFDASHMGDGTVTIDLDLTALTQFAGANSATFTYQNGNALGTLQSFAVNEAGQIIGTFSNGLTDLLGQVALAIFNNPAGLTEVGNSLYVPSANSGLAQIGAAGTGGRGTLIPGALEMSNVDLAEEFTKMIIAQRGFQANARVITTADTILGELVALRR, via the coding sequence ATGATGCGCTCAATGTTCAGTGGCGTTTCTGGAATGAGGAACTTCCAGTACGAGCTCGACGTGATAGGTAACAACATCTCCAACGTCAACACTGTGGGTTTCAAAGGTTCACGCGTCACCTTTCAAACCGCTCTGCTCCAGACTCTCAAAGCCGCGCGTGCTCCGCAGAACAACGTCGGAGGTACGAACCCAATACAGATAGGCCTTGGTTCACAGCTCGCCACGGTGGACAAGATCATGACTCAAGGTTCTTTCCAGAACACTGGTAGAAAACTCGATCTGGCGATCCAAGGAGATGGTTTCTTTGTACTGAGCGACGGTCAAGGTTACTACTACACGCGCGCAGGTGCGCTCGATGTGGACATGAACGGAACGCTCATCCATTCTTCCACGGGTATGAAGGTGCAAGGTTGGACAGCTGTTCAAGATCCAACCACGGGTCAGCGCTACATAGACACGAACCAACCCATAGGGGACATAGTCATAAGTGCGGGAATGACGATGCCGGCGAACGCGACGAGCTTGGCGAGGATGGAGGGTAATTTGAACTCCACTTCGGGCATACTTCCTTTCGCAATGACTGTTACGGACGATAACGGTCAACAACACACCGTGAGGTTCGTGTTTTCAAGAACTGAGGCAGATATTGCAAGGCAAAACGGTCCGTTCACGGAGAATCAGAGCTACACCTGGAGAGCCTACGATGAGAGCAACACCTTGATAGGAGAAGGCTACGTCGTCGTGAACCAGTTCGGCAGGGTGGTGGAGTCTGGAAATTATCTGTTTTCCACCCTTAATCCTACCTCCTCTTACACAATCAACGCAACGGTGAATGGGACTTTAAGTGTAAACGATGCTACTCGGCCGAACGGTACGTACTACGTCATGGTGACGGACAGCAACGGTAGGATAATCTACCAAGGAGAGAATACTTCCACCGGTGGAACGATGACGATAAACGATACGGATATAGTGAGTGGAAGAAGTTACAACGTCTATCTCTACTTCAGGCGAAACACAGTCTCAGGCGTCACTCCTGCAAGCGATGATCAAATCACACATACGGACATAACAAACTCATTGGACATCCCACCAGACGGAACCTACAGGGTGAGGGTGATAGATGAGAGCAACGATCAAGTCATCTTCGAAGGACCCGTGGACGTCAGCAATGGGCAATTCACCATCAGTGATGATGGTATATCAAGCGGTCAAAATTACACAGTCGAGTTCGTCTCGACCGTGTCTTTGCCATTGAACGAAGTCGTTGTTGCCCCCGGTGCGTCCATCTCCATCCCGTCCTCCGGTGAGCTGAGGTTCTACGAATCCGACAGTCCTTCCAACTTCGTCACGGCGAGCTTCGAAAGTCCACGCTACGTCACCGCCGTCGAAGTTTACGACACGCTCGGAAATCCATACTCACTGTACATCGAGTTCATCAGGCTCGGACAGTACGATGACATGAAAAACGCTTGGATCTGGAGGGTCTACACGGCGAGCGGTGAACCGATCACTTACATAGATGCGAACGGTCAAACGAGCTACAACAACACACCTTACATTGGTGGTGTGGTTGACTTCAACGAATCCGGCCGTCTGAGCACCCTGTACGGTATCACCTGGGACGAAAATAATCAAACTTTCCAGGTGAGCGATTCGGAACTTCGCACGATACAGTTCGACGCTTCGCACATGGGTGATGGCACGGTGACGATCGATTTGGACTTGACCGCGCTCACGCAGTTCGCCGGTGCCAACAGCGCCACGTTCACCTACCAGAATGGAAACGCACTTGGAACGCTTCAGTCTTTCGCGGTCAACGAAGCAGGACAGATCATAGGGACCTTCAGTAACGGTTTGACGGACCTGCTTGGGCAAGTGGCGCTCGCCATATTCAACAACCCCGCAGGTTTGACGGAAGTCGGTAATTCTCTCTATGTGCCATCTGCGAACAGCGGTCTTGCGCAGATAGGTGCCGCCGGAACGGGTGGAAGAGGCACGCTCATTCCCGGTGCGTTAGAGATGTCGAACGTCGATCTGGCAGAGGAGTTCACGAAGATGATCATCGCCCAGAGGGGTTTCCAAGCGAACGCGAGGGTGATAACGACCGCCGATACGATCCTTGGAGAACTCGTGGCGCTGAGAAGATAA
- a CDS encoding flagellar hook assembly protein FlgD — protein sequence MINAIDPYSSLYVPSQRTASKELDKNAFLLLLVTQLKNQNPLEPMENREFIAQLTQFSTLEQITNMTKSIQDFLKLQQGSLQAQAASLIGKHVVVQSNQITVANQRAESIVFDLDERAPVVVRIYDSNGNLVKQATSGVLDAGTHAYVWDARNDAGLPVADGTYTYTVSKITESGEVLIGGVQAGVVESVKFKNNQIYVYVNGKEYPLASVIEISQEV from the coding sequence ATGATCAACGCGATTGATCCTTATTCGAGCCTTTATGTTCCCTCCCAGAGAACCGCGAGCAAAGAGCTCGACAAGAACGCTTTCCTGCTTTTGCTCGTGACACAGCTGAAGAACCAAAATCCTCTCGAACCCATGGAGAACAGAGAGTTCATAGCCCAACTCACGCAGTTTTCAACGCTCGAACAGATCACCAACATGACCAAGTCCATCCAAGATTTCCTGAAGCTCCAGCAGGGATCTTTACAAGCCCAAGCCGCTTCGTTGATAGGAAAACACGTCGTGGTTCAGTCGAACCAGATCACTGTTGCCAACCAGCGTGCAGAGAGCATTGTGTTCGATCTCGATGAGAGAGCTCCAGTTGTGGTGAGAATCTACGATTCGAACGGCAATCTGGTCAAACAGGCAACGAGTGGTGTTCTCGACGCTGGAACTCACGCCTACGTGTGGGACGCGAGGAACGATGCGGGGCTTCCCGTAGCCGACGGCACCTACACCTATACCGTCAGCAAGATCACTGAAAGCGGTGAAGTGTTGATCGGAGGTGTTCAGGCTGGAGTGGTGGAATCTGTGAAGTTCAAAAACAACCAGATCTACGTCTACGTCAATGGTAAAGAGTATCCTTTGGCTTCCGTCATCGAGATCTCACAGGAGGTGTGA
- a CDS encoding flagellar hook-length control protein FliK translates to MIVETHNFVKKGSISFADVLKMVQQKILNQQAEGFVTLQKAPSSTQSIVQLAQNINKVSLEGFNPLTIEKKANDESAEGKMQNDVDHSLKVPVKDLPTSQGPEEESNQSEPQIKKDLPTGQSSSIETKTFEKRENESEQDITANVQKVHPKAQHFVSNPDILNATVSKQNQLVQNGNESTRTQSTDQRGQVQRSVQSQNVSNVTSVKQTNQGEQITQISEFSRAQDVHQTTQRAGQNQNVLNDALLIQTQKNEQAASKSEEQNRRETVVETAQKNLTNINVKPSHGASNFRLQSQESQNVARSENLTQSQGAQISQAAQVTFSQENLSNVSSAIQVQFNRSPLKNSVETQQRFESKQLQFLKKETTHEELKPILSKVQNLEADATEPELVSPSRQKIALVAQQIEIKTKDVKNNEADVTSKNVSMSQPGPAIVLSAAQVRLIVDNLSRYVKEVSSEATQFKHLKREMPETIKVREPIKIETFKLTVAKEVKQVEQEPLQQRTEKLQSTEQLKETMNNKLAKRAYEQEQPSIQHVRVEHKSVDQIVVRVEQEQRSQNLQTIVETIKQMRETFSERAELQLSPPSLGKLEIELVKQQDRLTILMRVSTQEAKQMIENSSKELASRLSSLGFKVEQIEVRMNPKFEQEQTNEERENNQQFTQHEQQHRRKEQEGDEDDQRD, encoded by the coding sequence GTGATCGTCGAAACACACAACTTCGTCAAGAAAGGATCCATCTCGTTCGCAGACGTTTTGAAAATGGTACAACAAAAAATACTCAACCAACAAGCCGAAGGCTTCGTCACGTTGCAGAAAGCTCCCAGTTCGACTCAAAGTATCGTCCAGCTCGCACAGAACATCAATAAAGTTTCACTCGAAGGCTTCAACCCGCTCACCATCGAAAAGAAAGCCAATGACGAATCCGCCGAAGGAAAAATGCAGAACGATGTTGATCACTCTTTGAAAGTACCTGTGAAAGACCTCCCCACGAGCCAAGGTCCCGAGGAAGAATCTAACCAATCTGAACCACAGATCAAGAAGGACCTCCCCACAGGTCAGTCAAGCTCGATCGAAACGAAAACTTTTGAGAAACGTGAGAACGAATCAGAACAGGACATCACGGCGAACGTTCAAAAAGTTCACCCCAAGGCACAACATTTCGTATCGAATCCAGACATTTTGAACGCCACGGTCTCGAAGCAGAACCAACTGGTCCAGAACGGCAACGAATCCACACGCACTCAAAGCACCGATCAGAGAGGACAAGTACAACGATCTGTGCAGAGTCAGAACGTGTCGAACGTTACGTCAGTGAAGCAAACGAACCAAGGTGAGCAAATCACACAGATCAGTGAATTTTCACGCGCTCAAGACGTTCACCAAACAACGCAACGAGCTGGACAGAACCAAAATGTTTTGAACGACGCGTTGTTGATACAAACGCAGAAAAACGAACAAGCAGCTTCAAAGAGCGAAGAGCAAAACAGACGAGAAACCGTCGTTGAAACCGCGCAGAAAAACCTGACGAACATCAACGTGAAACCTTCGCATGGTGCGTCGAATTTCAGACTTCAAAGTCAAGAAAGCCAGAACGTCGCGAGGTCCGAAAATCTCACCCAATCTCAAGGCGCTCAGATTTCACAAGCTGCGCAAGTGACGTTCTCACAGGAAAATCTTTCGAACGTGAGCTCAGCCATACAGGTTCAGTTCAACAGAAGTCCGCTGAAGAACAGCGTCGAAACTCAGCAAAGGTTCGAGTCAAAACAACTCCAATTTTTGAAGAAGGAAACCACACACGAGGAATTGAAACCGATCCTTTCAAAGGTTCAAAACCTCGAGGCTGACGCCACCGAGCCAGAACTGGTCTCGCCATCCCGCCAGAAGATCGCGTTGGTTGCACAGCAAATAGAGATCAAGACCAAAGATGTGAAGAACAACGAAGCTGATGTGACGAGCAAGAACGTTTCGATGTCTCAGCCAGGACCCGCGATCGTTCTCAGCGCCGCACAAGTGAGATTGATCGTGGACAACCTTTCTCGCTACGTCAAAGAGGTCAGCAGTGAAGCGACGCAGTTCAAACATCTGAAGAGAGAAATGCCAGAAACGATCAAGGTGAGAGAGCCCATAAAGATAGAAACCTTCAAACTCACGGTCGCGAAAGAGGTCAAGCAGGTTGAACAAGAACCACTTCAGCAAAGAACCGAGAAACTCCAAAGCACTGAGCAACTCAAAGAAACCATGAACAACAAACTCGCCAAGAGAGCTTACGAGCAGGAACAACCATCGATCCAGCATGTCAGAGTCGAACACAAGAGCGTCGATCAGATCGTTGTGAGGGTGGAGCAAGAGCAGAGGTCTCAGAATCTACAAACGATCGTCGAGACCATCAAACAGATGAGAGAAACCTTCAGTGAGAGAGCAGAGCTTCAACTCTCACCACCTTCACTTGGAAAACTCGAAATAGAACTGGTCAAACAACAGGACAGACTGACGATCCTCATGAGAGTTTCAACGCAAGAAGCCAAACAGATGATAGAGAACAGCTCCAAGGAATTGGCCTCGAGACTCTCGAGTTTGGGTTTCAAAGTCGAACAGATCGAAGTGAGGATGAACCCGAAGTTCGAGCAGGAACAGACGAACGAAGAAAGAGAAAACAACCAGCAATTCACACAGCATGAACAGCAGCACCGAAGAAAAGAACAGGAGGGTGATGAAGATGATCAACGCGATTGA